CGAACGACAAGTCCGCGACTTTCCAGTCGGACAGGCCGTTGCCGCGCTCGTCATAGCGAACCAGCCTGTGATCGCGCGAGAGCGCCTCGATCCAATGGCTCCAGATCGGGCTTTCCCATTCGAACTCGAGGTGGTTGAGCCAGTTGGCGGTCTTGACCAGCGGGGGCCCATTTCCGACGCAGCTATAAGCAAGGCCAGTGCCGTCTGGAGCGGTGCAGAACTCGACGCGCTGGCGGATGACGGGCTTGCCCTGTTCGTGCGGCACGGAAGGAGTCGCGGCGGCAGGTGTGGGCTTGACCGGCCGGGCGAGGGCCATCTCTGCTCCAATTCCAGCAGCCTCCAGGGTGCGGATCGCTACCCCGCGCTGGGCCTCTGCTTCGTCACCTCGCCCGGAGGCGGAAAGCAGCGTGACCAGCGTAACCCAGCCATCCTCGCCCAGCGGGTCCGCCTCGACAACGCTGCGGGCAAACGGCAGCGCTCGCTCGGGCTCGCCTTCCAGTAAGCCGATCAGCTTGCGCCAAACCTGCAACTGGCGCTGGCGCACGTCCTCGCGCGTGGCGAGCAGCCAGGATTCGAACTCCTCGCAGCCCCGCAAATTGAGGCCTGGGGCGAACTCGCCGCGAATTGACGCGGCCGTTTCAAGCGTGCCGATATCGTCGCTGGCCGCGGCCTCTTCAATCCGGGCAAAGTCGCAGTTCGACCCCGTCATCTCTAGGCGGACAGTCTCCCGGTCGGCGACGAGATGCTGCGTGTCGGGCTCGTCCACGGCCTGGCGCAGTTTGCTCAGGCTCCAGCGCAAGGCGCCCTTGGGGTCGTCGGGCACGTTCCAGAATAGCGAACAGAGCGCGTCGCGGCGATGCTCCTTGCCGGTGACCGCCAGATAGGCGAGCAGGGCGCGCGTCTTCGCCGACGCCGGCAGGGCGACCTCTTGCGCGTCACGGCGCACGGCGATCTCGCCGATGAGCGAGAGATTAAGCAGCCCCGCCTCCTTTGGAGAAGCGACCCACCGTGGAAACTACGGTGCGGGCCGCGCAGCGTCAAATTCCACGGTTCTTCCCACGCTCGCTCTCACGTTGCGGTTCCATTGGGCCGCCAGCGCCGCACGACGCGACGCGCAATTGAGGAAGAGACGATGAAGACGACGAGCCCATCGCGGCCCCAGTCAGCTTTTGCCGGTCTTGCCGCGGCGTTCGCCTGCAGCGGCCTCTGGCTCGGCTTCGGGCTGTTCATGTTTGCCATGCAGGGCGGGACGGTCACCTGACCTCCCTCCCAGGCACAATTCCATCTGACCCCCCAAGGAATTCGACATGTTTCAAGAGTTCAATTTCGCTAGCGTGCTTTCCGCCTCCGCCCGTGCGGCCTGGCAAATCGAGGACGTCCTGCCCGAAGGCGCGGCGCTCGATTTCTCCCGCCCGTTCATGCCCGAGAACCTCGCCCGAACCGACGTGCCAGAGGGCCTGTCGGAGGCGGAGCGGCGCGTTCTCAACCAGGTCCGCGGCCACGAGTACCTCGTGATCTTCGGTCTGGTCGAAGAGTTCATTCTTCCGTTCGTGCTCGATCACGCCCGGCCGCAGCTGAACGGCAACGATGCCCGAGTGCGGGCTCTGCTCAACTTCGCGGGCGAGGAAGCCAAGCACATTGAACTGTTCAAGCGCTTCCATGCCACGTTCGTGCGCGATTTCGGTAGCGAGTGCGCCGTGATCGGCCCACCCGAGGCGATAGGCGCCGAAGTCCTGCGCCATGATCCGCTCGCGGTGGCGCTGGCCATCCTGCAGATCGAATGGATGACGCAGCGGCACTATGTCGACAGCGTCCGCGACGACAGCGGCTTAGATCCGCTGTTCAAGAGCCTGCTCAAGCACCACTGGATGGAAGAGGCGCAGCACGCCAAGCTCGACACACTCATGGTCGAGGCACTGGCCGAAGGCCGCGACGAGGCTTCGATCCAAAGCGCCCTCGACGAGTATCTCGAGATCGGGATGTTCCTCGACGGTGGGCTGAAGACGCAGGCCGAGCTCAACCTCGATGCCTTCGAGAAGGCCGTCGGCCGCCAGCTCGGTGAAGACGAACGCGGCGCGCTGATAGCTCAGCAGCACCAGGCGCTGCGCTGGACCTACCTCGGCTCCGGCATGACCCACCCCAAGTTCGTGGCCACGCTGGCCGCGATTTCCCCCGCCGCCCGCGACCGCATCGCCGAAGTCGCACCGGCCTTTTGCTGACCCCCCACGACAAAGGAGATTTGAAATGCTCGATATTGCTCAGAAGAATACCGTCAACGGCATCGATCTCGACGCGCTTACCGAAGCCACCGAAGCGATCAAGCAGGATCCGGCCAATGGCATGGTCGCCTTCCGCGTCCGCACCGAATGGACCGGCCAAACCCGCTCCGAGACTACCGTCGACAGCGTCACCATGGGCGGCGAACGCATCGCCCGGCGCCACAAGATTGTCGCCGACGAGCCTTACGAACTGCTCGGCACCGATAGCGCCCCCAATCCGCAGGAACTGCTGATGAGCGCGATCAATGCCTGCATGACCGTGGGCTACGTGGCCCAGGCCGCGGTCCGCGGGATCACGCTTTCAGCGTGCCGCATCGAAATGGCCGGCGAACTGGACTTGCGCGGCTTCCTCGGCCTCGATGCGAGCGTTCCCAACGGTTACCGCAAGCTCGACTACGTCGTCACGCTCGAGGGCGACGGTACGCGCGAGCAATACGAAGAGATTCACCAGGCGGTGAAGGCAACCTCACCCAACTTCTACAACATCAATCGGGCGATCGAAATGAACGGCCGCCTGGCCTGACCCCCCGCATCCGCCCCGGCCACCTCCGGACCCCCCGCCCGCCGGGGCGGATGCATACCTCCGATACTGCTTGTACCCGTGAGTAACCGAGTGCAGGGCCTCGACACTGGGGTTTTCATGAAGGTAGACGGGATGCGGGCCTGGGTTTCCAGGATGGGGTGGGGTGTGCAGCAGCCAGGCGTATTCAGCCGGTTCGCCGACAGTGAGACCGAAGAACGCTACAGCGCCACGGCGCGGGCGCTGCGGATGCCGTTCGTGCGGCTCTACTGCGTGATCTTCATGATCGTGTCGCTCGCCTACCTGATCACCAATCCCAACCTCGTGTCGCAGGCGCAGAACGCCGAACTCGCGATTTATCTCGGCGCAAGCCTGGCGGTCGCGGGCGGCTATATCTGCGTGACCTTCTGGGACGCCTATGTGCGTCACCCGATCATCGACTTCATCGCCTTGCTGCTGCTCTCGCTGCTGGTTGGGCGAGCGAACTATGTGCTGTTCGAATACCTCGCCGGCGCGGACGCCGGTCTGCACGTGGTGGCGGTCATCAACCGACTGGTCCTCGCCGCCTTTGCCGCAGTCACCCTGGCCGGCAGGCCGCGCCTGTTCGTGATCTGGCTGGTGGCGGACATGCTGGCTTGGTTCGGCTCGGCCCTGAACGACCTTGACCAGCCAGCCTTCATCTTTGCCGCGCTCAGCTACTTCGGCGGCTCGGCAGTGATGTTCGCGATTTGCCTCGCGGTGGGCCGCACGAGCCGCTCCGCATTCATCCTCGCCGACGGGCTCGACAACGAGCGGCGCAAGAACGAGGAGCTGGTGCACAACATGCTCCCGCCAGCGGCAGTCCAGCGCATCCGCGACGGGCGGGTGGTGGCAGACTCCTATGCCGACGCGAGCGTGATCTTCATCGACATGGTCGGCTTCTCGATGCTGGCGCGGCGGATCTCGCCCGGACACCTGGTCGAGCTGCTCAACAGCTTCTTCAACCAGGCCGACAACCTCGCCGCCGTGCATCACATCGAAAAGGTCAAGACGGTCGGCGATTCCTACCTCGCCATCGCGGGCGGCAACATTGAGAGCGTCAACAGCGCGGATTCGGCGATTGCCTTTGCTCGCGCCGTGATCGGTTGCGTCCACGAACTGCGCCAGGTCGCGGGCGTTGACACGGTGGGCCTGCGCGTCGGCATCCATAGCGGCCCTGTGGTGGGCGGTGTGATCGGCGCGACGCGGATGGCCTACGACTATTGGGGTGACACGGTGAACATCGCGGCGCGGCTGCAAGGCGCTGCGCCATTCAACGGTATCGCCATTTCGGAAAGCACCTGGCTGCGGGCCAGGTCGCGGGACGATTTCGGCACGCCGGAAACGATGACGCTGAAGGGCGTGGGCGACTTGACGGTCTACCATGCCAGCATCGGTCCGGGAGAGGGCGAAGCGACCGTGGAGCCGGTCGCCGCCTGAGCCTCAACGCTGAAGGGCCAGCTGCCTTTCGACCAGTGCGATAGCGGCTGCGATAGCTTCGTCTCGGCCCAGATCCGAGGTATCGAGCACCACCGCATCGTCAGCGGCGCGCAGTGGGGCTTCGGCTCGGTTGCGGTCGCGTTCGTCGCGGAGGCGGAGGTCCTCTTCGATCTCGGCCAGGGTCCGGTCGTTCCCGCGTTCCTGCATTTCTTTCCACCGACGCAGCGCGCGAGCTTCGACGCTGGCGACGACGAACAGCTTCACCTCCGCTTCGGGTGCGATCACCGTGCCGACGTCGCGCCCGTCGAGTACTGCGCCGCCCGGCTGCAGCGCGAAACTGCGCTGACGTTCGAACAGTGCCTCGCGCACCGAGCGGTGGACCGAGACGCGACTGGCTAGGCCCCCAGTATCTTCGGTACGCAGTTCAGGATCGAGCAGCAGGCCATCCGGAAAGGCGCAGCCGCTCAGCGCGTCACCGGCACTGTCCGGATCACCGCCATCGAGAAATACCTGCCGCCCCACCGCGCGATAGAGCAGGCCGGTGTCGAGGTGCGGAAGGCGGTAGTGCTGGGCGAGCGCCTTGGCGATGGTGCCCTTGCCCGAAGCGGTCGGGCCGTCGACGGCGATGATCATTCGGGCTTCTTCCGCATTTTTACGCGGATCGCCATGACGAGGCCCGCTGCCGCGATCAAGCCCCACGCTGTCTCCAGCACGAAAGCCGCGAGGTTGAAGTTCACAGACAGCGAAATAAGCAGCAGGATCGAGCCAATCATGTTGGCCAGGTTGAACCCCAACTTGTTCAGCGTCTTGGTCAGGTTGGCGTAGGCAAAGGCGCCGATGAACAGCGCGCTGCCGATGAGGCCGATGACGTCGGCTGTGAAGGAGTCGATCACGGCGTCATTCCCTAGTCGGCAATTGCAACCTTGAGAACCGCAATCGAAATCCCTATCTGGCCCCCGGCGAAGGCCACGTCCTTTGTGTTCCAAGTGAACGTTCAAGACCGGGACGGCCCGGCAGCTAACCCTTTCTTAGGAGGCTGCTGTGGCGTGGGTTATTCTGTTCGTTGCCGGTATTCTTGAAGTCGTGTGGGCTTACTCGATGAAGCTGTCGGACGGCTTCTCGAAGCTTGGCCCGTCAGCCGTGACTCTAGGCGCGATGTTTCTCAGCTTTGGCTTGCTGGCGGTGGCGATGAAGTCGCTGCCGCTCGGAACGGCCTATACCGTGTGGACGGGCATCGGCGCTGTGGGCGCGTTCGTGGTCGGCATTGTCGTGCTTGGCGAGACTGTCAGCGCGATGCGGATCTTCGCCGCTCTGCTGATCGTCTCGGGCCTGGTGCTGATGAAGGTGTCGAGCCCGGCCTAAACTGCACTCGCGCCGTCGAGCAGGGCTTCGAACACAGGGAAGCTAGTTGCGATCGGCCTGGTGTCGTCGACTTCGACGCCATCGCGGCTGGCGTGACCGGCGACGGCCATCGACATGGCGATGCGATGGTCGAGGTGGGTGGCGATCGGGCCGCCCCCGGTAAGCGGATCGCCGCCGGTGCCTTCGATCACCAGACCATCCTCGCGTTCCTCGATCCGCGCGCCTGCACTCCGCAGCGCCTCGGCCATGACCGCGAGCCGGTCGCTCTCCTTGACCCGCAATTCATCGAGCCCGCTGGTGACCGTGCGGCCTTGCGCCAGCGAGGCGGCGACGAACAGGACGGGGAATTCGTCGATCATGCTCGGCGCGATGGCCGGGTCGACCTCGATGCCGGTGAGCACCGAATGGCGCACGCGTAAGTCCGCCACCGGCTCACCACCGACGAGGCGTCTGTCCAATTCCTCGATCGAGCCGCCCATCTG
Above is a genomic segment from Altererythrobacter sp. Root672 containing:
- a CDS encoding alpha/beta hydrolase produces the protein MRRDAQEVALPASAKTRALLAYLAVTGKEHRRDALCSLFWNVPDDPKGALRWSLSKLRQAVDEPDTQHLVADRETVRLEMTGSNCDFARIEEAAASDDIGTLETAASIRGEFAPGLNLRGCEEFESWLLATREDVRQRQLQVWRKLIGLLEGEPERALPFARSVVEADPLGEDGWVTLVTLLSASGRGDEAEAQRGVAIRTLEAAGIGAEMALARPVKPTPAAATPSVPHEQGKPVIRQRVEFCTAPDGTGLAYSCVGNGPPLVKTANWLNHLEFEWESPIWSHWIEALSRDHRLVRYDERGNGLSDWKVADLSFEAFVQDLETVVDAAGVDQFDLLGISQGCAVSIAYAVRHPERVRSMILYGGYSQGWKSRNDPEELARREAMVTLTGVGWGQGNPAFRQMFTTLYFPEATDEQAQWFNELQRISASPEGAQRLQRALGVIDVRHLLRKVKVPTLILHSRNDSVVPFEAGRILARFIEGARFVPLDSSNHLVLAQEPAWPEMIAHIREFLANPHA
- a CDS encoding diiron oxygenase, producing the protein MFQEFNFASVLSASARAAWQIEDVLPEGAALDFSRPFMPENLARTDVPEGLSEAERRVLNQVRGHEYLVIFGLVEEFILPFVLDHARPQLNGNDARVRALLNFAGEEAKHIELFKRFHATFVRDFGSECAVIGPPEAIGAEVLRHDPLAVALAILQIEWMTQRHYVDSVRDDSGLDPLFKSLLKHHWMEEAQHAKLDTLMVEALAEGRDEASIQSALDEYLEIGMFLDGGLKTQAELNLDAFEKAVGRQLGEDERGALIAQQHQALRWTYLGSGMTHPKFVATLAAISPAARDRIAEVAPAFC
- a CDS encoding OsmC family protein, yielding MLDIAQKNTVNGIDLDALTEATEAIKQDPANGMVAFRVRTEWTGQTRSETTVDSVTMGGERIARRHKIVADEPYELLGTDSAPNPQELLMSAINACMTVGYVAQAAVRGITLSACRIEMAGELDLRGFLGLDASVPNGYRKLDYVVTLEGDGTREQYEEIHQAVKATSPNFYNINRAIEMNGRLA
- a CDS encoding adenylate/guanylate cyclase domain-containing protein yields the protein MKVDGMRAWVSRMGWGVQQPGVFSRFADSETEERYSATARALRMPFVRLYCVIFMIVSLAYLITNPNLVSQAQNAELAIYLGASLAVAGGYICVTFWDAYVRHPIIDFIALLLLSLLVGRANYVLFEYLAGADAGLHVVAVINRLVLAAFAAVTLAGRPRLFVIWLVADMLAWFGSALNDLDQPAFIFAALSYFGGSAVMFAICLAVGRTSRSAFILADGLDNERRKNEELVHNMLPPAAVQRIRDGRVVADSYADASVIFIDMVGFSMLARRISPGHLVELLNSFFNQADNLAAVHHIEKVKTVGDSYLAIAGGNIESVNSADSAIAFARAVIGCVHELRQVAGVDTVGLRVGIHSGPVVGGVIGATRMAYDYWGDTVNIAARLQGAAPFNGIAISESTWLRARSRDDFGTPETMTLKGVGDLTVYHASIGPGEGEATVEPVAA
- a CDS encoding (d)CMP kinase, producing MIIAVDGPTASGKGTIAKALAQHYRLPHLDTGLLYRAVGRQVFLDGGDPDSAGDALSGCAFPDGLLLDPELRTEDTGGLASRVSVHRSVREALFERQRSFALQPGGAVLDGRDVGTVIAPEAEVKLFVVASVEARALRRWKEMQERGNDRTLAEIEEDLRLRDERDRNRAEAPLRAADDAVVLDTSDLGRDEAIAAAIALVERQLALQR
- a CDS encoding CBU_0592 family membrane protein, whose product is MIDSFTADVIGLIGSALFIGAFAYANLTKTLNKLGFNLANMIGSILLLISLSVNFNLAAFVLETAWGLIAAAGLVMAIRVKMRKKPE
- a CDS encoding DMT family transporter: MAWVILFVAGILEVVWAYSMKLSDGFSKLGPSAVTLGAMFLSFGLLAVAMKSLPLGTAYTVWTGIGAVGAFVVGIVVLGETVSAMRIFAALLIVSGLVLMKVSSPA